In Mycobacterium stomatepiae, the following are encoded in one genomic region:
- a CDS encoding nucleotidyltransferase has product MAPSENPANSQDSPAQLREALRSAASALKENGPRFALAGSYALWAYGAPEPSHDVDLVVAESDVETAAATLRDAGFAIEKPPEDWLFKARNGEALVDVLHRLNGEPVVPATLDCAVRRDVLAIAMPVFPPSMVVIQKLRALNEHHCDFAKLLPGVRAIREHLDWDRITKETGDNDYAVAFLVLVERLGLTG; this is encoded by the coding sequence ATGGCTCCTTCGGAGAACCCGGCAAATTCACAGGACTCCCCAGCACAACTGCGCGAGGCGCTGCGGAGCGCCGCGTCGGCGCTCAAGGAGAACGGTCCGCGCTTCGCGTTGGCCGGAAGTTACGCGTTGTGGGCTTACGGTGCACCCGAGCCCAGTCACGACGTCGACTTGGTGGTTGCCGAATCCGACGTAGAGACCGCCGCCGCGACCCTGCGCGATGCGGGATTTGCCATCGAAAAGCCCCCGGAGGACTGGTTGTTCAAGGCCCGCAACGGCGAGGCGCTCGTAGATGTACTGCACCGATTGAATGGCGAACCGGTGGTGCCGGCCACCCTCGACTGTGCCGTGCGGCGCGACGTGTTGGCAATCGCGATGCCGGTATTTCCGCCCTCCATGGTCGTGATCCAGAAATTGCGCGCCCTCAACGAGCATCACTGCGACTTCGCGAAACTTCTCCCAGGCGTCCGCGCGATCCGTGAACACCTGGATTGGGATCGCATCACGAAAGAGACCGGCGACAACGACTACGCGGTCGCTTTCCTGGTTCTGGTAGAACGGCTAGGCCTTACCGGCTGA
- a CDS encoding DUF3349 domain-containing protein — MDLVGRATSIVAFLRAGYPSRVQALGYLPLLALLPRRVSDDEVREIAGELALRGRPVGNTDIGVEITRSIHEMPSLEDIGRVRRRLIAIRRPSTPTGGA, encoded by the coding sequence ATGGACTTGGTCGGTCGAGCAACCAGTATCGTCGCGTTTTTGCGCGCCGGCTACCCCAGCCGCGTACAGGCACTCGGTTATCTCCCGCTACTGGCGCTGTTGCCGCGTCGCGTTTCCGATGACGAAGTTCGCGAGATCGCCGGCGAACTTGCGTTACGCGGACGTCCGGTCGGAAACACCGATATCGGCGTAGAGATCACCCGCAGCATCCACGAGATGCCTTCGCTCGAAGACATCGGGCGGGTTCGGCGGCGGCTCATCGCGATTAGGCGGCCCAGCACCCCGACCGGGGGCGCTTGA
- a CDS encoding PIG-L deacetylase family protein produces MRTLSTSNCARFAAKPLTHSGTPAPVWLAALHENPLAPLNLAECPGLVVVAPHPDDETLGIGATIAQLVALGVEVQVVSVSDGGAAHPGATPLDRTRMATTRQHELRRATSTLGVPPPQSLRFPDGQLAQHEDQLADVLAETLGAMAPGTWCAATWRGDGHPDHESVGRAAATACARADALLLEYPIWMWHWAIPNDPVVPWDRALTVPAPDWAVARKRHAARCFRSQFESSAGSPPVLPTYVLPRLMAVGEVLLR; encoded by the coding sequence GTGAGAACCCTTTCGACGAGCAATTGCGCGAGGTTTGCCGCCAAGCCGCTGACCCACAGCGGCACACCGGCGCCGGTATGGCTGGCCGCGTTGCACGAGAATCCCTTGGCGCCATTAAATCTCGCCGAATGCCCGGGCCTGGTTGTGGTCGCGCCCCACCCCGACGACGAAACTCTCGGGATAGGGGCCACGATCGCCCAACTCGTCGCATTAGGTGTCGAAGTCCAGGTCGTCTCCGTCAGTGACGGCGGCGCGGCGCATCCGGGCGCGACGCCGCTAGACCGAACCCGCATGGCGACCACCAGGCAGCACGAACTGCGCAGGGCAACGAGCACTCTAGGAGTGCCACCGCCGCAGTCGCTGCGCTTTCCGGACGGTCAGCTGGCCCAACACGAGGACCAACTGGCCGACGTACTCGCCGAGACGCTAGGCGCCATGGCGCCCGGTACCTGGTGTGCGGCTACTTGGCGAGGGGACGGGCATCCCGATCACGAATCCGTCGGGCGCGCCGCGGCCACCGCCTGCGCGCGCGCGGACGCCTTGCTGCTGGAGTATCCAATCTGGATGTGGCACTGGGCGATCCCCAACGATCCGGTGGTGCCATGGGATCGTGCGCTCACGGTGCCCGCGCCCGACTGGGCGGTTGCGCGCAAACGCCATGCCGCGCGCTGCTTTCGCAGTCAATTCGAGTCGAGCGCCGGCTCACCGCCCGTGCTGCCCACCTACGTGCTGCCGCGGCTGATGGCGGTGGGAGAGGTGCTGTTGCGGTGA
- a CDS encoding STAS domain-containing protein, which translates to MPVAESLVEVDAHRHQDTVILTVAGALDGTTYRQLRDAVIKAALDEPCAVIVDVNDLSAASDSAWSVFTSARWHVSIWPDVPILLVCEDQQARHAITASGVSRYVPVYRDRNSAMNAAADRSLDGRKRARTQLPARAVSVGLARALIAEWLTAWSQRHLIPIAGTVATVFVENVLDHTDSAPVLIVESHRDTVTVAVEDGSRVPAVRLETESGAEALSGLSIVSVLCRAWGNTPTSSGKTVWAVVGRENQL; encoded by the coding sequence ATGCCGGTGGCTGAGTCACTCGTCGAAGTCGACGCACATCGCCATCAGGACACGGTGATCCTGACCGTCGCCGGGGCACTGGATGGCACCACTTATCGGCAGCTCCGTGATGCGGTGATCAAGGCCGCTCTGGACGAGCCGTGCGCCGTGATTGTCGACGTCAACGATCTGTCCGCTGCCTCCGACTCTGCATGGTCGGTGTTTACCAGCGCTCGCTGGCACGTCAGCATCTGGCCGGACGTACCGATCCTGCTGGTGTGTGAAGACCAGCAGGCGCGCCACGCCATCACGGCGAGTGGCGTTTCCCGGTACGTGCCGGTATATCGCGACCGCAACTCAGCGATGAACGCCGCCGCAGACCGTTCGCTTGACGGCCGCAAGCGGGCGCGGACCCAGCTTCCCGCAAGAGCGGTCAGCGTCGGTCTGGCCCGCGCCTTGATCGCGGAGTGGCTTACCGCGTGGAGCCAGCGCCATCTGATCCCGATTGCGGGAACCGTTGCCACGGTGTTCGTGGAAAACGTCCTGGATCACACCGACAGTGCACCAGTGTTGATTGTCGAGAGCCATCGAGACACCGTCACTGTGGCGGTGGAGGATGGCAGCCGGGTACCGGCGGTCAGGCTCGAAACCGAAAGCGGCGCCGAAGCGTTGTCGGGGCTGTCCATCGTCTCCGTCCTTTGTCGGGCCTGGGGGAACACCCCAACGTCATCCGGCAAGACGGTGTGGGCCGTGGTTGGCCGGGAAAACCAGCTCTAG
- the mbp1 gene encoding microaggregate-binding protein 1: MGEHNSGPEEGIKGAVEGVKGKAKEVGGTLIGRDDVVEEGKAQQDKADAQRDAAKKEAEAEAARGGADAAEERQKSHQ; the protein is encoded by the coding sequence ATGGGCGAGCACAACAGTGGCCCCGAAGAAGGAATCAAGGGAGCCGTCGAGGGCGTCAAGGGCAAGGCAAAGGAGGTCGGCGGGACGCTGATCGGCCGCGACGACGTCGTCGAAGAGGGCAAGGCCCAGCAGGATAAGGCCGACGCGCAGCGCGACGCGGCCAAGAAGGAAGCCGAAGCCGAGGCCGCGCGTGGTGGTGCTGACGCCGCCGAAGAGCGCCAGAAATCGCATCAGTAA
- a CDS encoding acyl-CoA dehydrogenase family protein, with product MTAGLIKHWLDSGRLELPLPASGHTLERWRRLSLLAEEDIVAARIVEAHVDAVAILHELGGKPPELGQLWGVWAAESPDAVVTATDAQGAFTLNGTKVWCSGAGFCSHALVTARLDDGSRGLFAIKIVNPAVKALPSTWWNAGMAGSDTRPVQFSNAPAVAIGEPGDYLSRPGFWHGAIGVAACWLGGARRVAEPLYRCAASESADAYSLAHLGAVDAALAAGDAMLTTAAAQVDADPFDRADSAQLLARRVRAVVEHAADEAITRTGRALGPGPLCQDGRHAQRVADLSIYIRQSHAERDLAALGRLAGQQH from the coding sequence GTGACGGCGGGATTGATCAAGCATTGGTTGGACTCGGGACGACTCGAGTTGCCGCTGCCCGCATCGGGACACACGCTGGAACGCTGGCGGCGCCTGTCCCTGCTGGCCGAAGAAGACATCGTCGCGGCCCGGATCGTCGAGGCCCACGTCGACGCCGTCGCGATCCTCCACGAGCTGGGCGGCAAACCCCCCGAGCTCGGTCAGCTTTGGGGTGTGTGGGCGGCCGAATCACCCGATGCGGTAGTGACGGCTACCGACGCGCAGGGCGCGTTCACGCTGAACGGGACCAAGGTTTGGTGCTCGGGAGCCGGGTTCTGCAGTCATGCACTGGTGACCGCCCGGCTGGACGACGGCAGCCGGGGATTGTTTGCAATCAAGATCGTTAACCCCGCGGTCAAGGCGTTGCCTTCCACGTGGTGGAACGCCGGGATGGCCGGAAGTGACACCCGGCCGGTGCAATTCAGCAACGCTCCGGCGGTCGCCATCGGCGAACCCGGTGATTACTTGAGCCGGCCCGGATTTTGGCACGGCGCGATCGGCGTCGCCGCTTGCTGGCTTGGCGGCGCACGCAGAGTTGCCGAGCCGCTATACCGCTGCGCCGCAAGCGAATCAGCAGACGCCTACTCATTAGCGCACCTGGGCGCCGTCGACGCCGCACTTGCGGCCGGCGACGCAATGCTGACCACCGCGGCAGCCCAGGTCGACGCCGACCCTTTCGACCGAGCCGATAGCGCACAACTACTCGCTCGCCGCGTCCGCGCAGTCGTGGAACACGCTGCCGACGAGGCCATTACCCGCACCGGCCGAGCGCTGGGCCCGGGGCCATTGTGTCAGGACGGTCGGCACGCGCAGCGGGTAGCGGACTTGAGCATCTACATACGGCAAAGCCACGCGGAGCGCGATCTGGCAGCGCTCGGGCGCCTCGCTGGGCAGCAGCACTGA
- a CDS encoding endonuclease/exonuclease/phosphatase family protein, producing the protein MRVATFNILQGRTVSDGVHPQRLRDCVRQLDPDVLALQEVDCGQARSSHADLTALAAEAMGAVEHRFVAAISGTPGATWMAATGDEQPGTAAYGIALLSRFPAASWQVVRLPRIPMRFPMYLPGPNRVMIVDEEPRAAVIARLDTPLGPLTVANTHLSFVPGWNRRQLRRLVRDLRGFPGPRLLIGDLNMTPPTVRRWSGMRPLATARTFPADAPARQLDHILTDDRNLRGGAAEAKPMPISDHRPLVVNLDRA; encoded by the coding sequence ATGCGCGTTGCGACCTTCAATATCCTGCAAGGCCGCACCGTGAGCGACGGTGTGCACCCGCAGCGGTTGCGGGACTGCGTCCGCCAGCTGGATCCCGATGTGCTGGCCCTGCAGGAAGTCGACTGCGGTCAGGCGCGGTCCTCGCACGCCGACCTCACCGCATTGGCCGCCGAGGCGATGGGAGCGGTGGAGCATCGGTTTGTGGCCGCGATCTCGGGCACTCCCGGCGCGACTTGGATGGCGGCGACCGGCGATGAACAACCCGGGACCGCGGCGTACGGAATCGCGCTGCTGTCCCGGTTCCCTGCCGCCAGTTGGCAAGTGGTGCGACTGCCCCGGATTCCGATGCGATTTCCGATGTATCTGCCCGGGCCAAACCGGGTGATGATCGTCGACGAGGAACCGAGGGCGGCCGTCATTGCCCGGCTGGACACGCCGCTGGGTCCGCTGACAGTGGCCAACACGCATCTGTCCTTCGTGCCCGGCTGGAACCGTCGTCAGCTGCGCCGGCTGGTCCGCGATTTACGTGGTTTTCCGGGTCCGCGGTTGCTGATCGGCGACCTCAACATGACGCCCCCGACAGTGCGTCGCTGGTCGGGCATGAGACCACTGGCCACAGCCCGGACGTTTCCCGCCGATGCCCCCGCCCGCCAGCTCGACCACATCCTGACCGATGATCGCAACCTGCGCGGTGGTGCGGCCGAGGCCAAGCCGATGCCGATCTCCGACCACCGGCCCCTGGTGGTCAACCTCGACCGTGCCTGA
- a CDS encoding SAP domain-containing protein: MPNPSIKNEKMYRELRKQGNSEEKSARISNAAAARGKSSVGRKGGKSGSYSDWTVPELKKRAKKLGMSGYSSLTKDKLVAKLRNH; encoded by the coding sequence GTGCCTAACCCGTCGATCAAGAACGAGAAGATGTACCGCGAACTGCGCAAGCAGGGCAACTCGGAAGAAAAGTCCGCGCGGATCTCCAACGCCGCTGCGGCGCGGGGAAAGTCCTCAGTCGGCCGCAAGGGCGGCAAATCCGGCTCCTACTCCGACTGGACGGTGCCGGAGCTGAAGAAGCGCGCCAAAAAGCTTGGTATGTCCGGGTATTCGAGCCTGACGAAAGACAAGCTGGTCGCCAAACTGCGCAACCACTGA
- a CDS encoding flavodoxin family protein — translation MSQTPLRALALVCSLKPSPAPSSSELIAEHVFATLRDEDVACAAVRCVDYAIAPGVEPDMGDGDQWPQLRSQVLESDILLLSTPVWLGHPSSVAQRVLERLDAELSNSDEQGRPSLAGKVAIVSVVGNEDGAHKTVADLFQSLNDIGYSIPAQGCTYWNGAAMEATDYNDLDEIPEAVASATAAAARNAAHLARTLKSAGYPPYE, via the coding sequence ATGTCGCAGACACCGCTACGAGCTCTGGCTTTGGTGTGCAGCCTGAAACCCAGTCCGGCGCCGTCCAGTAGCGAGCTGATCGCCGAGCACGTCTTCGCCACGTTGCGGGACGAGGATGTCGCGTGTGCCGCGGTGCGGTGTGTGGACTACGCCATCGCCCCCGGCGTCGAGCCCGACATGGGCGACGGCGATCAGTGGCCTCAGCTTCGCAGCCAGGTCCTCGAGTCGGACATCTTGCTACTGAGCACCCCGGTGTGGCTGGGTCACCCGTCGAGCGTGGCGCAGCGGGTGCTGGAACGCCTCGACGCCGAATTGTCGAACAGCGATGAACAGGGCCGACCTTCGCTGGCCGGCAAGGTCGCGATCGTCAGCGTGGTCGGCAACGAGGACGGCGCGCACAAGACCGTTGCCGACCTGTTCCAGTCGCTTAACGACATTGGCTACAGCATTCCCGCACAGGGCTGTACCTATTGGAATGGCGCGGCGATGGAAGCAACCGACTACAACGATCTCGATGAGATCCCCGAAGCGGTGGCATCGGCGACTGCGGCGGCCGCACGCAACGCCGCTCACCTAGCACGGACACTCAAATCCGCGGGGTATCCGCCCTACGAATAG
- a CDS encoding chemotaxis protein CheB has protein sequence MVIRATSNDLHGVVAIGASAGGVEALSNLAAGLSTDLPYSYLVTLHIPAGAPSILARIIDRSGPLPAAAAEDGEKLEQGRIYVASPDRHLLVLDHRVVLSQGPTENGHRPAINALFRSVALAFGPRAVGVLLSGVLDDGVLGLAAIRSRGGTTIGQSLDDALFPALPGKAQDAGVLDQQAAATEIGDVLRLLSRREIKEPTMEHDARMEMENRIAMADRFSTSFDTQELGPASGYSCPDCNGSLVSVGEGHFRCRVGHAWSPDSLLAARDGEVEGALWVALRSLQEKAKLARQLADSVGHGPLFSRYSAQAEETERALAILGARLTATGSRPSEFGDAGG, from the coding sequence GTGGTGATCCGGGCGACCAGCAACGACCTTCACGGCGTAGTAGCTATCGGTGCCTCGGCGGGAGGCGTCGAAGCACTGTCGAATCTGGCCGCCGGATTGTCGACTGATTTGCCGTACTCATATTTGGTGACCTTGCACATCCCCGCCGGTGCGCCGAGCATCCTGGCGCGCATCATCGACCGAAGCGGGCCGCTCCCCGCTGCCGCCGCCGAGGACGGCGAGAAGCTGGAACAGGGGCGTATCTACGTCGCCAGTCCGGACCGCCATTTGCTCGTTCTCGATCATCGTGTCGTGCTGTCGCAAGGACCGACCGAGAATGGCCACCGCCCGGCGATCAACGCGTTGTTCCGCTCGGTTGCGTTGGCGTTCGGCCCCCGCGCCGTCGGAGTGCTGCTGTCCGGTGTGCTCGACGACGGCGTACTGGGGTTGGCAGCGATCCGTTCCCGCGGTGGAACGACGATCGGTCAGTCGCTTGACGACGCGCTTTTCCCGGCTCTGCCAGGAAAGGCGCAGGATGCGGGTGTGCTGGATCAACAGGCCGCGGCGACCGAAATCGGCGACGTGCTAAGGCTGCTGTCGCGGCGGGAGATCAAGGAGCCGACCATGGAGCACGATGCCCGGATGGAGATGGAGAACCGTATTGCCATGGCGGACAGATTCTCCACGAGCTTCGACACCCAGGAATTAGGCCCGGCGTCCGGATATTCCTGTCCGGACTGCAACGGATCGCTGGTGTCGGTCGGAGAGGGCCACTTTCGTTGCCGTGTTGGTCACGCCTGGTCGCCCGATTCGCTGTTGGCCGCTCGCGACGGTGAAGTCGAAGGCGCGCTCTGGGTAGCCCTGCGCAGTCTGCAGGAAAAGGCAAAACTCGCGAGGCAATTGGCCGATAGCGTCGGTCACGGTCCGCTCTTCTCGCGCTACAGCGCCCAGGCCGAGGAAACCGAACGCGCGTTGGCGATACTTGGCGCGCGGCTGACGGCTACCGGGTCACGACCGAGTGAGTTCGGTGATGCCGGTGGCTGA
- a CDS encoding glycosyltransferase, translating to MSAPALRSYDRAVVVVPAHNERADLPACLRAVLTSDLCVPIPVLIVVILDASDDESARLAGQYGPDVHFVSVDVHNVGAARAVGFGYGRSLCQVGDRCWYATTDADSRVDPGWLIHQLELGADMVLGVVRITNWRQHSPAVIDRYTQAYTAEQTDREGQHGHVHGANMGFSASAYWRVGGFRAVSSGEDVDLVERFEAAGYRIHRDAQLSVITSARTKARAPFGFAHYLRQLGRSVAGDCA from the coding sequence ATGTCAGCGCCAGCACTTCGCAGCTACGATCGCGCCGTCGTAGTGGTTCCCGCCCACAACGAAAGGGCCGATCTCCCTGCCTGCCTACGTGCGGTATTGACGAGTGACCTATGCGTGCCGATTCCCGTCTTGATAGTCGTGATCTTGGATGCCAGCGACGATGAAAGCGCGAGGCTAGCCGGACAGTACGGGCCGGATGTGCATTTCGTCAGCGTCGATGTCCACAATGTGGGTGCCGCGCGGGCGGTGGGGTTCGGATACGGCCGCTCGCTGTGTCAAGTCGGCGACCGGTGCTGGTACGCCACCACCGACGCGGACAGCCGGGTGGACCCCGGTTGGCTGATCCATCAGCTGGAGCTGGGCGCGGACATGGTGCTGGGCGTAGTGCGTATCACCAACTGGCGCCAGCATTCCCCCGCCGTCATCGACCGCTATACGCAGGCTTACACGGCGGAACAGACGGATCGGGAAGGCCAGCACGGCCACGTCCACGGCGCCAACATGGGCTTCAGCGCCAGCGCCTACTGGCGGGTCGGTGGCTTTCGCGCAGTGTCCTCGGGCGAGGATGTCGACTTGGTCGAGCGGTTCGAGGCGGCCGGCTACCGCATTCACCGCGACGCCCAATTGTCGGTTATCACATCGGCGCGAACGAAGGCTCGGGCCCCGTTCGGATTCGCGCACTACTTGAGACAACTGGGGAGATCAGTGGCGGGTGATTGCGCGTGA
- a CDS encoding SAM-dependent methyltransferase, translating into MSARLPDAYFDQMYADANDPWQLSTRWYEQRKYAITLAMLPNSRYRHAFEPGCSIGTLTAQLAQRCDRVTAVDVVEAALHSADVRLRQADCRDSVTLARSPLDAAWPPGPFDLVVLSEVAYYLEADALAGALERECVRLQPGTNVVAAHWRHPVADYLLNGDAAHAIIARTPGLISLGRYRDPDVVVEVFDTSDGRAVAAREEVPGAR; encoded by the coding sequence GTGAGCGCGCGACTCCCCGACGCCTACTTCGACCAGATGTACGCCGACGCCAACGATCCGTGGCAGCTGTCGACGCGATGGTACGAACAGCGCAAGTACGCGATCACCTTGGCCATGCTGCCGAATAGCCGATACCGGCACGCATTCGAGCCCGGCTGCTCGATCGGCACGTTGACCGCGCAGCTAGCGCAGCGTTGCGATCGGGTGACCGCGGTGGACGTGGTAGAAGCGGCCCTGCATAGCGCGGATGTGCGGCTCCGGCAAGCGGATTGCCGGGACAGCGTGACGCTGGCCCGGTCTCCTCTCGACGCGGCATGGCCGCCAGGCCCCTTCGATCTGGTCGTGCTCAGTGAGGTCGCCTACTACCTCGAGGCCGATGCGCTAGCAGGGGCATTGGAACGCGAATGCGTTCGGTTGCAGCCTGGCACGAATGTGGTTGCCGCACATTGGCGCCACCCCGTGGCCGACTATCTGCTCAACGGCGACGCGGCCCACGCCATCATCGCGCGAACACCAGGGCTGATATCGCTGGGTCGTTACCGCGACCCCGACGTCGTCGTCGAAGTGTTCGACACGAGTGACGGTCGGGCGGTGGCGGCGCGCGAAGAGGTACCCGGAGCCCGCTAG
- a CDS encoding SDR family oxidoreductase: MRRAEVARPGQNVVVTGASGGIGRATAAAFGVRGANVGLVARGAKGLTAAARDVEAAGGKAYVIPTDVADPEQCDAAAETAERTFGPIDVWVNVAFTSVFSPFDQITPVEYRRVTDVSYLGYVYCTMAALRRMKPRDSGTIVHVGLALAYRGIPLQTAYCGAKHAVQGFHEALRCELLHEHSKVRVTMVQMPAVNTPQFSWVLSRLAKQAQPVPPIYQPEVAARAVVYAANHPRRREYWVGGSTMGTLAANAIAPGLLDRYLARAGFGAQQTDRDRPADQPANLWRPADGSDGHDFGARGIFDDRSKRRSHQPWASHHHGVVGAGATAALAAMATVAARQLRRWCR; this comes from the coding sequence GTGAGACGTGCCGAAGTCGCCCGCCCGGGTCAGAACGTTGTGGTCACTGGAGCCAGTGGCGGTATTGGGCGCGCTACGGCAGCGGCATTCGGCGTGCGGGGCGCAAACGTCGGCCTGGTTGCGCGGGGCGCGAAGGGATTGACCGCGGCGGCCCGCGACGTCGAGGCGGCGGGCGGCAAGGCATACGTCATACCGACCGACGTGGCCGACCCCGAGCAGTGCGATGCCGCTGCCGAGACGGCCGAGCGAACATTCGGACCCATCGATGTATGGGTGAATGTTGCTTTTACGTCTGTGTTTTCGCCGTTCGATCAGATCACCCCTGTGGAGTACCGGCGCGTCACCGACGTGAGCTATCTCGGCTACGTCTACTGCACCATGGCGGCGTTACGGCGAATGAAGCCCCGCGACTCCGGCACCATCGTGCACGTCGGCTTGGCGCTTGCTTACCGCGGTATTCCGCTGCAAACCGCATATTGCGGCGCCAAGCATGCGGTTCAGGGATTCCACGAGGCGCTGCGCTGCGAGCTGTTGCACGAGCACAGCAAGGTCCGCGTCACGATGGTCCAGATGCCGGCGGTCAATACACCGCAGTTCTCCTGGGTACTGTCGCGGCTAGCCAAGCAAGCACAACCCGTCCCCCCGATCTATCAGCCCGAGGTCGCCGCGCGAGCCGTCGTGTATGCCGCGAATCATCCTCGGCGGCGCGAGTATTGGGTGGGGGGCAGCACGATGGGCACGCTGGCAGCGAACGCGATCGCGCCCGGTCTGCTGGATCGCTACCTCGCCCGAGCCGGGTTCGGTGCACAGCAGACGGACCGCGACCGCCCGGCCGACCAGCCGGCCAACCTGTGGCGGCCCGCCGACGGTAGCGACGGTCATGACTTCGGCGCCCGTGGCATCTTCGATGACCGATCAAAGCGCCGCAGCCATCAGCCGTGGGCGTCCCACCACCACGGTGTAGTCGGCGCGGGCGCCACAGCAGCGCTTGCGGCGATGGCCACGGTGGCGGCCCGACAGTTACGTCGATGGTGCCGATGA